In Synechococcus sp. RS9909, one genomic interval encodes:
- a CDS encoding GH116 family glycosyl hydrolase → MAPLGLSALRSLLGRHKRRAPWHPPEASWSRPFGLGWDRPYTVRYASNLDDGPNHGMPLGGFGAGCFGRAPDGSFNLWHLDGGEHWFGALPDCQFALFERNGSSTRAHALAVKPEADASRPDGGEPLAAWDWYPASTPERSTGTYAARYPLSWTHYDGVYDAEVRCEAFSPILPGDYQRTSYPVAVFVWTLRNPTPKPLDLSLLLSWRNTSGWFTNTDASAEVHFRDDGSPEHNYAPAIGTTDGQRNRWIDDGNLKGVVLEGNVSNPIAEGEGQWCIATAEQPGVTIQRCSRWNPHGDGNELWSSFRADGSIPDSNNDRRSGHNDPLSAALAVQCQLAPGQSLEIPVVISWDLPVTGFASGSQALRRYTDFFGAEGHQAAAIAAEALRDWRDWRQQIEAWQQPVLERSDLPEPVRMALFNELYDLCSGGSLWSAATPMDPHGRFGVLECIDYAWYESLDVRLYGSLALLQLWPELDKAVLRSFARAIPAADATQRPIGWYFTQGKGRVEADRKVKGATPHDLGAPNENPWDATNYTAYQDCNLWKDLASDYVLQVWRTFKLSPSGEDINFLAECWPAAVEALTYLKGFDTNNDGLPDNGGAPDQTFDDWPLKGVSAYCGALWIAALEAALAMGQQLQLATGLDTAAEQHTFSTWLEQSRANFDTLLWNGEYYDIDAESGTPVVMADQLCGDFYARLLKLPAVVSDANCRSTLKAVKESCFEAFQGGSLGVANGLRRDGTPLDPQGTHPLEVWTGINFGIASYYRLMDDTSTALAITSAVVNQVYAGGLQFRTPEAITAVNTFRACHYLRAMAIWGLWATHTDWQRIPGAERG, encoded by the coding sequence ATGGCCCCGCTCGGACTCTCCGCTCTGCGTTCGCTGCTGGGCCGCCACAAGCGGCGCGCTCCCTGGCATCCGCCCGAGGCGAGCTGGAGCCGGCCCTTCGGCCTCGGTTGGGATCGCCCTTACACGGTGCGCTACGCCAGCAATCTCGATGATGGCCCCAATCACGGCATGCCCCTGGGGGGCTTTGGGGCGGGCTGCTTCGGCCGCGCTCCCGATGGCAGCTTCAACCTCTGGCACCTCGATGGCGGTGAGCACTGGTTCGGCGCTCTGCCCGACTGTCAGTTCGCTCTGTTCGAGCGCAATGGCAGCAGCACACGCGCCCATGCGCTGGCGGTAAAGCCCGAGGCCGATGCCTCGCGTCCGGATGGCGGTGAGCCCCTGGCCGCCTGGGATTGGTACCCCGCCAGCACGCCTGAGCGCAGCACCGGCACCTATGCCGCCCGCTATCCCCTGAGCTGGACCCACTACGACGGCGTCTATGACGCCGAGGTGCGCTGCGAAGCCTTCAGCCCGATCCTCCCCGGCGACTACCAACGCACCAGCTATCCGGTGGCGGTGTTCGTGTGGACGCTGCGCAATCCCACCCCAAAGCCGTTGGATTTGTCGTTGCTGCTGAGTTGGCGCAACACCAGCGGTTGGTTCACCAATACCGATGCCTCCGCGGAGGTGCACTTCCGTGATGACGGCAGCCCGGAGCACAACTACGCCCCGGCGATCGGCACAACCGATGGGCAGCGCAACCGCTGGATTGACGACGGCAACCTCAAAGGCGTGGTCCTGGAAGGGAACGTCTCCAATCCCATCGCCGAAGGCGAGGGCCAGTGGTGCATCGCTACTGCAGAGCAGCCGGGGGTGACGATTCAACGCTGCAGCCGTTGGAATCCCCACGGCGATGGCAACGAGCTCTGGAGCAGCTTCCGCGCTGACGGTTCGATTCCCGACAGCAACAATGACCGCCGCAGCGGCCACAACGATCCCCTCAGTGCCGCCCTGGCGGTGCAGTGTCAGTTGGCGCCGGGCCAGAGCCTCGAGATTCCGGTGGTGATCAGCTGGGATCTGCCGGTGACCGGTTTCGCCAGTGGGAGCCAGGCGCTGCGTCGCTACACCGATTTCTTCGGCGCTGAAGGCCATCAGGCCGCGGCGATCGCTGCTGAGGCGTTGCGCGACTGGCGCGACTGGAGGCAGCAGATCGAGGCCTGGCAGCAGCCGGTGCTCGAACGCAGTGATCTGCCCGAACCGGTGCGGATGGCGCTGTTCAATGAGCTCTACGACCTCTGCAGTGGCGGCAGTTTGTGGAGCGCGGCAACACCGATGGATCCCCACGGTCGCTTCGGCGTTCTCGAGTGCATCGACTACGCCTGGTATGAAAGTTTGGATGTGCGCCTCTATGGATCCCTGGCGCTGCTGCAGCTCTGGCCGGAACTCGACAAGGCGGTGCTGCGCAGTTTTGCCCGGGCGATTCCCGCGGCCGATGCCACCCAGCGGCCGATCGGTTGGTATTTCACCCAGGGCAAAGGCCGCGTGGAGGCCGACCGTAAGGTGAAGGGGGCGACCCCTCACGATCTGGGGGCACCGAATGAGAACCCCTGGGACGCCACTAATTACACCGCCTATCAGGATTGCAACCTTTGGAAAGACCTGGCCAGCGACTATGTGCTCCAGGTGTGGCGCACGTTCAAGTTGTCGCCCAGCGGTGAAGACATCAACTTTCTGGCGGAGTGCTGGCCCGCGGCCGTGGAAGCCCTCACCTATCTCAAGGGCTTCGACACCAACAACGATGGCTTGCCTGATAACGGCGGCGCCCCGGATCAGACCTTTGACGACTGGCCGCTCAAGGGTGTGAGCGCCTACTGCGGCGCCCTCTGGATTGCGGCCCTGGAGGCGGCCCTGGCGATGGGGCAGCAGTTGCAGTTGGCCACAGGCCTGGACACCGCCGCTGAGCAGCACACCTTCAGCACCTGGCTGGAGCAATCTCGCGCCAATTTCGACACGCTGCTCTGGAACGGTGAGTACTACGACATCGATGCCGAGAGCGGCACACCGGTGGTGATGGCCGATCAGCTCTGCGGTGATTTCTACGCACGTTTGCTGAAGCTGCCAGCGGTGGTGAGTGATGCCAATTGCCGCAGCACCCTCAAGGCCGTGAAGGAAAGTTGCTTTGAGGCGTTCCAGGGCGGCAGCCTCGGGGTGGCCAACGGCCTGCGCCGCGATGGCACCCCGCTCGATCCCCAAGGCACCCATCCGCTCGAGGTGTGGACGGGGATCAACTTCGGCATCGCCAGCTACTACCGCTTAATGGACGACACCAGCACCGCCCTGGCGATCACCTCCGCCGTGGTGAACCAGGTGTATGCGGGCGGGCTGCAGTTCCGCACCCCCGAAGCGATCACAGCGGT